In Deinococcus depolymerans, the DNA window CCGGCCCTGGCGTCGCTGGACGCCGCCGGGTTGCAGGTGACGCTGTTCAGCGACGTGGAGACCGAACCGTCCATCGCGGCGGTCGAGCGGGCCGTGCAGGCCGCGCGGGCGGCCGGGGCCGACAGTTTCGCCGCCATCGGGGGTGGCAGCGCCATCGACACCGCCAAGGTCGCCAACCTGCTGTGCACGCACGGCGGTCAGATCATGGAGTACGTGAACCCCCCGGTCGGCGCGGGCCGGCGGCCACCGTCGCCGCTGCGGCCGTTCCTGGCGGTGCCGACCACGGCGGGCAGCGGGTCCGAGGCGACGACCGTCGCGATCCTGGACCTGCCGGAACTGCACATCAAGACCGGCATCAGCCACCGCCTGCTGCGGCCGTCGCAGGCGCTCGTGGACCCGGAACTGAGCCGCAGCGCGCCGCCCGCCGTGATCGCCGCCGCCGGACTGGACGTGGTGTGTCACGCGGCCGAGAGTTTCCTGAGCCGCCCGTACACCAGCCGCCCGCGCCCCGCCACGCCCGACGAGCGGCCCCCCTACCAGGGCAGCAACCCGGTGGCGGACCTCTGGTCGGCGCAGGCGCTGCGCTACGGCGGGCAGTTCCTGCGCCGCGCCGTGCAGGGCGACACCGAGGCGCGCGGGTTCATGATGCTGAGCGCCACCATGGCCGGCGTGGGCTTCGGGTCGGCCGGCGTTCACATCCCACACGCCTGCGCGTACCCCATCGCGGGACTGCGGCACACCTACCGCGACCCCGGTTACCCCGGCGAGAAGCGGTTCGTGCCGCACGGCTTCTCCGTGATCGTCACCTCGGCCGCCGCGTTCCGCTTCACCTTCGACGCCGCTCCGGAACGGCACGTGCAGGCCGCCAGTTTCCTGACCGGCCGGACCTACGCCCCGGACGACCGCGAGGCGCTCCCGCAGGCGCTGCTGGACCTGATGCGGGACGTGGGGGCGCCCAGCGGCGTGGCGGCGCTGGGCTACGGCGAGGCCGACATTCCCGCCCTGACCGACGGGGCGCTGCAACAGCAGCGGCTGCTGGCGGTCGCGCCGCGTGCGCCCAGCCGCGAGGACCTGGGTCGGATCTTCCGGGAGTCGCTGCACAACTGGTGACCGGCGTCCCCTTCGTGGCCCGCATTGAACCGGCGCGCCCCGCGCCGCGTATGGTAGGTATGACCACGGTCATGGCCCGCCTCTCTCCCCTCTCCCTGCGTTCCACCCCGTCTGCGGAGGAGGAGCCGCTGCCCGCGCCGCCGTCCGACGCGGCGCTGGCGGCGCGCCTGGTCCGGCGGGACGAGGCGGCCCTGGCCGAGGCGTACGACACCCACGCGGGCGCCGTCTTCGGACTGCTGTCGCGGCTGCTGGATCACGCGACCGCGCAGGAGGTCCTTCAGGACGTGTTCCTGCGGCTCTGGGAGCGTCCGGCGGCCTTCGATCCGGCGCGGGCCGGACTGCGCGCGTACCTTCTGGTCATGGCGCGCTCGCGGGCGCTGGACCGGCTGCGAGCGGCCCGGACGACCGTGCCGCTGCACACCGGGGACGGCGTGGACCTGCCCCTGCCGGACGGGCGGCCCGGCCCGGCGCAACTCAGCGAGGACGGCGCGCGCCGCGACCGCCTGCGCGCGGCCCTGGCGGGCCTGTCGGACACGCACCGGGAGACGGTGGAGCGCGCCTACCTGCGCGGGCAGTCCCGCGAGGAGATCGCGCAGGCGATGGGCGTGCCGGTCGGAACCGTCAAGAGCCGCCTGAGCTACGCCCTGAAGCACCTGAAAATTCACCTGGGACAGGAGGGCGGCGCATGGCTGGACTGACCGACTGTACCCCCCTGGCCGCGCGCCTCGAAGCGCACGTCGAGCAGGGCGTTCCGCTCACCGCCGACGAGCAGGCGCACCTGCGCGGCTGCGAGGCCTGCCGCGCGGACCTGCAGCTGCTGCGCGACCTGCAACTCGCGCTGCTGGAGGACATCCCCGAGGCCGCGCCCCCACCGGAACTGCGCGGCGCGGTGCTGGCCGCGGCCCACGCCGCCCCGGCCCGGCCGGCCGCACCGGGGTGGCGTCGCCGCTGGTGGCCGGCCGCGCTGAGTGCCGCCGCGATGCTCACGGGCGCGCTCACCTTCACGGCCTTCCTGAACCAGTCGGGCGGCGTGGCGAGCGTCCTGCCGGACCCGGCAGTGGTCGTCAGTACCGGCGCGGAGATGCTGGTCGCCAGCAACGACCGCAGCGGCACGCTGACCGTGCTGCGCGGCGACCACGTGCGGGCCAGCCTGACCGTCGGCGGCCGCCAGACGCCGTGGTTCACCGAGGGCGTGCGCCTGGGCGACCGGGTCTTCCTGGCCGACGCCGCGAACGACCGCGTGCTGGAGGTCCGCGCCTGGCCGCTGCAGGTGTTACGCCAGCACCGTGTCCCGGACGGCGTGGCCGGTCTGAGCGCCGTCAGCGGTCCCGGCGGGGCGCGCGTGTACTTCAAGGGCGTGCGCGGCGAGGTGGGCGTGCTGGGCGGCCCGCAGGTCACGCTGGCCCGCGAGACCGGGCAGCCCCTGGCGGACGTGATGGACGGCGTCCTGCTGTTCGGCGGGCAGCTGTTCGTCACGCACCACTTGTCCGGTGAGGTGTGCGCGCTGGACCCGGACACCCTGGCCGTGCAGCGCCGCCTGCCGCTGGGCGGCATGCCGGTCGCCCTGGCCCCCTACGAGGGTGACCTGCTGGTCCTGGACGTGACGGGCCGTCTGCTGCGGGTCAGCACGGCCGGCGAGATCCGGCAACGCTGGACGGTGCCGGGCCACCCGGACAAGTTCAGCGTGAGCGGCGGGGCGGCCCTCCTGAGCGACCGCGCCGGGACCGTCACGCGCGTGCCGCTGGGGGGCGGGGCCGTCACGCAGATGACCCTGGAGCACCCGATGGACGTCCTGGCCCTGCCCGGCGGCACCTTCGCCGTCGCCGAGGGCAGCCGGGGCCTGCGCGTCCTGGACTCCGACCTGCACACCACCGTGCATCTCGGGCAGCAGGGTCAGCTCCTTCCGGCGCGTCCCTGACGGCCTCTGGCTGGCGTCTCCCGCCCTCCGGGCCGTTCACCGAGCCGCGTCGCGCCCATTGAACCTCCGGAGCCTGCCGTCCGTACCAGCAGTGGAGGTCCAACATGAACCGTATTGTTACCCTGCTCAGCGCCGCCCTGTTCGCCACCCTGACCGCTCCTGCCGCCGCTGCCGCCAAGGCGACCCCGGCAACGACCCGGTACCAGCCTTACACCAGGGCCGCCTTCGACGCCGCCCGGGGAACGCAGCGCGTGCTGTTCTTCGCGGCCTCGTGGTGCCCGAACTGCCGCGCCGCCGACGCGGACATCGCGGGGAACCTCGCGCGTGTGCCGGCCGGCGTGACCATCTTCAAGACCGACTACGACAGGGAAGGCGCCCTGAAGAAGCAGTACGGCATCACGTACCAGCACACCTTCGTCCTGGTCGACAGGGACGGCAAGGCCCTGAAGAAGTGGGCCGGCGGCAAACTCGACCAGATTCTCGCGAACACCCGGAAGTGAGGCGTGCTGCTGCTGCTCGTGGCCTTCCTGGGGGGCGTCCTGACGGTCCTGTCGCCCTGCGTCCTGCCGGTCCTGCCGGTCCTGCTGTCGGGCACGGTCGGTGGGCGCGGGCGGCCGCTGGGGATCATCGCCGGGTTCATCGGGTCGTTCGTGCTGCTCACGCTGTTCCTGGCGAGCGTGGTCAGTGCCCTGAACCTCAGCCCCGACCTGATCCGCTGGGTGGCCATCGCGCTGTTGCTGGGCTTCGGCCTGACCCTGGCCGTCCCGGCGCTGCAGCACCGCTTCGAGCTGGCCATGAGCCGCTCGCTGCCGCAGCGCCGCCCCGGCGACCGTGACGGCTTCCTGGGTGGCGTGCTGGTCGGCGTGACCCTGGGGGTCGTCTGGACGCCCTGCGTCGGCCCGATCCTGGCGAGCGTGACCACCCTGGCCCTGAGCGGTCAGGTGACGGGCTTCGCCTTCGCCGCGACCCTGGCCTACGCGCTGGGAGTGGCCGTGCCCATGCTGGGCGTCATGCTGGGTGGCCGCCGGCTGCTGCACCGCCCGGCGCTGCTGGGCCGCCTGGGGCAGCTGCAACAGGTGTTCGGCGCGGTGCTCGTGGTGTTTGCCATCGGCATGGTGTTCGGCGTGGACCGTCAGGTACAGACCCTGCTCGTCGAGCGTCTGCCGGCCCTGCAGCAACTGACCTTCCTTGAAGAATCGGACGCCGTGCAGCGGCAGTTGCAACGCCAGCTTCCCTGAGCCTGATCGACCGTTGCGGTACCGGCAGGGTTGTGAATATCAATATTCAGGTGGGCCGCTCTGCCTGACCACCCTGCCTGCCTTTTCCCGTGTCCGCCCTGAATATCGATATTCCGAAGACGGCAGGAGCTGCCTGCACCGAGGAAACCCCACCGAAACGTCTGTCCGGGCGTTCCTGTGAATATCGATATTCAGAGT includes these proteins:
- a CDS encoding thioredoxin family protein, whose protein sequence is MNRIVTLLSAALFATLTAPAAAAAKATPATTRYQPYTRAAFDAARGTQRVLFFAASWCPNCRAADADIAGNLARVPAGVTIFKTDYDREGALKKQYGITYQHTFVLVDRDGKALKKWAGGKLDQILANTRK
- a CDS encoding RNA polymerase sigma factor, producing MTTVMARLSPLSLRSTPSAEEEPLPAPPSDAALAARLVRRDEAALAEAYDTHAGAVFGLLSRLLDHATAQEVLQDVFLRLWERPAAFDPARAGLRAYLLVMARSRALDRLRAARTTVPLHTGDGVDLPLPDGRPGPAQLSEDGARRDRLRAALAGLSDTHRETVERAYLRGQSREEIAQAMGVPVGTVKSRLSYALKHLKIHLGQEGGAWLD
- a CDS encoding cytochrome c biogenesis CcdA family protein translates to MLLLLVAFLGGVLTVLSPCVLPVLPVLLSGTVGGRGRPLGIIAGFIGSFVLLTLFLASVVSALNLSPDLIRWVAIALLLGFGLTLAVPALQHRFELAMSRSLPQRRPGDRDGFLGGVLVGVTLGVVWTPCVGPILASVTTLALSGQVTGFAFAATLAYALGVAVPMLGVMLGGRRLLHRPALLGRLGQLQQVFGAVLVVFAIGMVFGVDRQVQTLLVERLPALQQLTFLEESDAVQRQLQRQLP
- a CDS encoding hydroxyacid-oxoacid transhydrogenase, whose protein sequence is MTHPALPAAPGDAPDAHERLFTIEATPVKFGPGAALDAGWELKRLGARHVFVVVDPAVLALGVAGPALASLDAAGLQVTLFSDVETEPSIAAVERAVQAARAAGADSFAAIGGGSAIDTAKVANLLCTHGGQIMEYVNPPVGAGRRPPSPLRPFLAVPTTAGSGSEATTVAILDLPELHIKTGISHRLLRPSQALVDPELSRSAPPAVIAAAGLDVVCHAAESFLSRPYTSRPRPATPDERPPYQGSNPVADLWSAQALRYGGQFLRRAVQGDTEARGFMMLSATMAGVGFGSAGVHIPHACAYPIAGLRHTYRDPGYPGEKRFVPHGFSVIVTSAAAFRFTFDAAPERHVQAASFLTGRTYAPDDREALPQALLDLMRDVGAPSGVAALGYGEADIPALTDGALQQQRLLAVAPRAPSREDLGRIFRESLHNW